The Paenalcaligenes faecalis genome has a window encoding:
- a CDS encoding BolA family protein, which produces MSTQERIALVTERLSALHPTHFEVVDESHLHAGHAGAQGGANHFRLIIGSDQFEGLSTLAKHRLIYSHVQDLIPHPIHALAIELK; this is translated from the coding sequence ATGTCTACCCAAGAGCGCATCGCGCTTGTTACAGAACGGCTCAGTGCCTTACACCCTACTCATTTCGAGGTGGTTGATGAGTCACATTTACATGCTGGTCACGCTGGAGCACAGGGTGGAGCCAATCATTTTCGGTTGATTATCGGCTCTGATCAGTTCGAGGGATTATCAACTCTGGCTAAACATCGGCTTATTTATAGCCATGTTCAAGACCTAATCCCCCACCCTATCCATGCGCTTGCCATCGAGCTTAAATAA
- a CDS encoding septation protein A yields MKKLLFDLFPLVLFFIAFRTFDMYTATGVAMAAAAIQILWLKLRQKTIETTHWINLGVIVVFGSATLFFKNDAFIKWKPTVLYWLFASILLGSYWILGRNLMQKLMGGQLVLPENVWTKLNYSWAAFFVISGAINLFIAFSGHFTDAQWVSFKVFGSLVLLVIFVIIQSLWLGKYIKDQPDQ; encoded by the coding sequence ATGAAAAAACTGCTTTTTGATCTATTCCCTCTGGTTCTATTTTTTATCGCATTTAGAACCTTTGATATGTACACCGCCACCGGTGTGGCGATGGCAGCAGCAGCCATTCAAATTCTTTGGCTTAAATTGCGTCAAAAAACAATTGAAACAACACACTGGATCAATCTAGGTGTAATCGTGGTTTTTGGTTCTGCGACCTTGTTTTTTAAAAATGACGCATTCATTAAATGGAAACCGACGGTTTTATATTGGCTATTTGCCTCCATTCTATTAGGCAGCTACTGGATCTTAGGGCGCAACCTAATGCAAAAACTAATGGGCGGTCAACTGGTGCTCCCAGAAAATGTATGGACTAAGCTGAACTACAGCTGGGCTGCATTTTTCGTTATCTCAGGTGCTATAAATCTATTCATTGCGTTTTCTGGTCACTTTACTGATGCGCAATGGGTTAGTTTTAAAGTCTTTGGCTCTCTGGTCTTATTAGTGATCTTTGTCATTATTCAGTCGTTATGGCTAGGAAAATACATCAAAGACCAACCAGATCAATAG
- the msrB gene encoding peptide-methionine (R)-S-oxide reductase MsrB, with protein MNKVRKSLAEWQAQLSPEAFYVTRQQGTERPFTGEYNQHTESGIYRCVCCSTPLFASDTKFDAGCGWPSYFSALNPDHVREEVDESHGMIRTEIICNVCDAHLGHVFPDGPPPTGLRYCINSVALQFEPA; from the coding sequence ATGAATAAAGTTCGTAAAAGCTTAGCTGAATGGCAAGCTCAACTCAGTCCCGAAGCCTTTTATGTTACACGCCAACAAGGGACCGAGCGCCCATTTACGGGCGAATATAACCAACATACTGAATCAGGCATCTACCGCTGCGTTTGCTGCAGTACGCCACTGTTTGCCTCAGACACTAAATTTGATGCCGGATGCGGTTGGCCTAGTTATTTCTCAGCCTTAAATCCAGATCATGTCCGAGAAGAAGTCGACGAGAGCCACGGCATGATTCGTACTGAAATCATCTGCAATGTCTGCGATGCGCATTTAGGCCATGTTTTTCCTGATGGCCCACCCCCTACAGGCTTGCGCTATTGTATTAACTCCGTCGCCCTACAATTTGAACCCGCATGA
- a CDS encoding cell division protein ZipA C-terminal FtsZ-binding domain-containing protein, with protein MSDLQIGLVALGAILILLVVVYNWWQDHRIRRKMQDKFPEAPADPLMAQLEAERREPTVRIAETLADKKTEPAIPAEEIDSTSEAVIDVHFPQPVPGGQLIDLLRAYLRVDTKPVRLFASTSTGQHHAYPHEDETYTSMQLAVILANRKGPLTEIEWSRLWMAAQSLAQQLDGTVDGPDQAEVIERAQGLDQLCANLDAQVGISLQFQEPIATNTVRQIVLSAGFMEYGKQLAWLASSGLPRFTLLFNGKPALDLQSATIDRLDLLLDLPNSPKDEQAFSRMASVGRDLALRLDADLIDDQGQILTDHYDQDIDQQLYQLYEQLEQAGFRAGDTHTQRVFA; from the coding sequence ATGAGTGATTTGCAAATAGGTTTGGTGGCGCTAGGGGCGATACTGATTTTGCTCGTCGTAGTGTATAACTGGTGGCAAGACCACCGCATTCGGCGAAAAATGCAGGATAAGTTTCCTGAGGCCCCGGCAGACCCACTAATGGCACAACTAGAGGCCGAACGTCGTGAACCCACGGTACGCATCGCTGAAACATTGGCGGATAAAAAAACAGAGCCAGCGATTCCTGCCGAGGAGATTGATTCCACCTCAGAGGCTGTGATTGATGTGCATTTTCCTCAGCCCGTACCAGGTGGGCAGCTAATTGATTTATTACGCGCCTATTTGCGTGTTGATACGAAGCCTGTACGACTTTTTGCCTCTACGTCAACGGGTCAGCATCATGCGTATCCACACGAGGACGAAACCTACACATCAATGCAGTTAGCAGTAATTTTAGCTAATCGAAAGGGGCCGTTAACAGAGATAGAGTGGTCTAGGTTATGGATGGCAGCTCAAAGCTTAGCCCAGCAACTGGATGGTACGGTTGATGGGCCAGATCAAGCCGAGGTCATAGAGCGAGCACAGGGTTTAGATCAGTTGTGTGCTAATTTAGATGCGCAGGTAGGAATTAGTCTACAGTTTCAAGAACCCATTGCGACAAATACGGTGCGTCAAATTGTTCTTAGTGCTGGGTTTATGGAATATGGCAAGCAATTGGCTTGGTTAGCTAGTTCAGGTTTGCCTCGTTTTACGTTATTGTTTAATGGTAAGCCGGCCTTGGATTTGCAGTCAGCCACTATAGATCGTTTGGATTTATTATTAGATTTACCTAATAGCCCTAAAGATGAGCAAGCCTTTAGCCGCATGGCTAGTGTAGGGCGTGATTTGGCTTTGCGCTTAGATGCGGATTTAATTGACGACCAAGGTCAGATACTGACCGATCACTATGACCAAGATATAGATCAACAGTTGTATCAGTTATACGAGCAACTCGAACAAGCTGGCTTTAGAGCAGGCGATACACATACACAGCGGGTATTTGCGTGA
- the smc gene encoding chromosome segregation protein SMC codes for MRLTQIKLSGFKSFVDTTVIPTPSQLVGVVGPNGCGKSNIIDAVRWVLGESRASELRGGSMQDVIFNGSGQRKQAARASVELTFDNSEGRIVGQWGTYSEISVRRELTRDGTSGYFINGQQVRRRDINDIFLGTGLGARGYAIIGQGMINRLIEARPEELRVYLEEAAGVSRYKERRRETESRLRDTRENLIRLEDILQELEQQLTRLESQAEVAKQYRALQAEGEQKQHVLWWLREKNARQEQKQHFLAIEQAQTAVEAAMADMRSTETRLEQLRQQHLTLTDEVQKAQQALFQSNATVSRIEAEIHHANTAQTRMEQRQAQLQAQQKEWAQLHAESASELDQKQYELEEAALLIEESLAQLEEIMLRVEPAQEQLEQKQRQISELAAQIQQANQQRALAQQRIDSLQQQRSQHQLRQQRFENDLVQLRSDVPLDVARLKSDWEQAQQAQQQQQQQVVQLGNQVQQQQEHQQKAGLLLQKQEREHTQIQAQLEALQALQTQVQSQGQLTDWLQQHQLSDSKRLWQFLQVESGWEQAVEAVLGQRLNALVTEDWAVLQQLPTLPPARLWFMRPTEKEASFLSQVGLRPIAEVVKVQDLRWQATIEQALAGYYIASDLQTALTAITTVGAEVSFVVQEGHIVQAHQVLLYAADSEQAGILARQHAIEQQTKALQAQQLHVEAAQQHLQQSQSELAAIKQHHLSAQTRLQDLVQQTHELQLHYQQAEQRTQQQQQRERQLKNEILELQDQQQQLVEMIEESVEKSEEQALFLAEHEEQLLNWQDELSAYNDQLRLLREQQRESEQKNERLKYNKGLVQARVDELLRSRQQAADLSQRTQAELAGLIDEYEQVDVLELHASLQEALEQRVEHEDAHQDIQKQLSTMAAQLHDLEHNRHQTGDGIEPLRQKVMEMQLAEQAARMTVEQYAEQLDSHQVDRQALAVLVQGQSDEWQKLTWLQSEVQRVNRAIEGLGAVNLAALEELQTAQERQFYLQSQHDDLTLAIETLEDAIRKIDRETRALLQTTFNEVNAHFGELFPRLFGGGEAKLIMTGDEVLDAGVQVMAQPPGKRNSTIQLLSGGEKALTATALVFAFFKLNPAPFCLLDEVDAPLDDANTERYANLVQSMSDHTQFLFISHNKIAMQMAKQLVGVTMQEQGVSRIVAVDMAAAVEMTH; via the coding sequence GTGCGTCTAACTCAAATTAAATTATCTGGTTTTAAATCGTTTGTTGATACCACAGTTATCCCCACCCCTAGCCAGTTGGTCGGCGTGGTGGGGCCGAACGGGTGCGGCAAATCCAATATTATTGACGCCGTACGATGGGTGTTGGGGGAAAGTCGAGCCTCGGAATTACGGGGAGGCTCTATGCAAGACGTTATTTTTAATGGCTCAGGGCAAAGAAAGCAGGCAGCTAGGGCATCGGTTGAACTAACCTTTGATAACTCAGAGGGGCGTATTGTAGGGCAGTGGGGGACGTACTCAGAGATTTCAGTGCGTCGTGAGCTGACTCGTGATGGTACGAGTGGTTATTTTATTAATGGCCAACAAGTACGACGTAGAGACATCAATGACATTTTCCTAGGGACGGGTTTAGGTGCGCGTGGCTATGCCATTATTGGTCAAGGCATGATTAACCGTTTGATTGAAGCTCGCCCAGAGGAATTACGGGTTTACCTTGAAGAGGCGGCGGGTGTGTCTAGATACAAAGAGCGCCGCCGAGAGACGGAGAGTCGGTTACGAGACACGCGTGAAAACTTGATCCGTTTAGAGGATATTTTGCAAGAGCTAGAGCAGCAGTTGACTCGCCTAGAGTCGCAGGCCGAGGTAGCAAAGCAATATAGGGCTCTACAAGCTGAAGGTGAGCAAAAGCAGCATGTTCTTTGGTGGTTACGGGAAAAAAATGCACGACAAGAACAAAAGCAGCATTTTTTAGCCATAGAGCAAGCACAAACTGCTGTTGAGGCCGCTATGGCGGATATGCGTAGTACTGAGACACGGCTTGAGCAATTACGTCAGCAGCATTTGACGTTGACTGATGAGGTGCAAAAAGCTCAGCAGGCGCTGTTTCAAAGTAATGCAACAGTAAGTCGTATTGAGGCAGAGATTCATCATGCTAATACGGCACAAACACGCATGGAACAACGTCAGGCGCAATTGCAGGCTCAACAAAAAGAATGGGCGCAGCTGCATGCCGAGAGTGCGTCAGAGTTAGATCAGAAGCAATATGAACTCGAAGAAGCCGCCTTACTGATTGAGGAATCCTTAGCTCAGCTCGAGGAAATCATGTTGCGAGTTGAGCCAGCCCAAGAGCAGCTAGAGCAAAAACAGCGTCAAATCAGTGAGCTTGCCGCCCAAATTCAACAGGCTAATCAGCAGCGTGCTTTAGCTCAACAGCGCATTGACTCCTTGCAACAGCAGCGCTCACAACATCAGTTACGTCAACAGCGATTTGAAAATGATTTAGTCCAACTGCGTTCTGATGTTCCCCTAGATGTGGCGCGACTCAAAAGTGATTGGGAGCAAGCCCAGCAAGCCCAGCAACAACAGCAACAGCAGGTGGTGCAGTTGGGAAATCAAGTGCAGCAGCAACAAGAGCATCAACAAAAGGCTGGCTTGCTTTTGCAAAAGCAAGAGCGTGAGCACACACAAATTCAAGCTCAGTTAGAGGCTTTACAGGCCTTGCAGACCCAAGTGCAAAGCCAAGGTCAGCTGACGGATTGGCTACAGCAGCATCAATTGTCTGATAGTAAACGACTATGGCAGTTTTTACAGGTGGAGTCAGGTTGGGAGCAGGCGGTAGAGGCCGTGCTTGGGCAGCGTTTAAATGCTTTGGTTACGGAGGATTGGGCGGTTTTGCAACAGTTACCGACCTTACCGCCTGCACGCCTTTGGTTTATGCGACCTACCGAAAAAGAGGCGTCGTTTCTGTCTCAGGTGGGGCTACGACCTATAGCCGAGGTGGTGAAGGTTCAGGACTTACGTTGGCAGGCAACGATTGAGCAGGCATTAGCCGGATATTATATTGCCTCTGACTTGCAGACGGCTTTGACTGCGATTACTACTGTTGGGGCAGAGGTCAGCTTTGTTGTTCAGGAAGGTCATATTGTGCAGGCGCATCAAGTTTTACTTTATGCAGCTGATTCGGAGCAAGCTGGAATATTGGCGCGTCAACATGCGATAGAACAACAAACAAAAGCTTTGCAGGCACAACAACTGCATGTGGAGGCGGCGCAGCAACATCTACAGCAAAGTCAAAGTGAGTTGGCAGCGATTAAACAGCATCATCTTAGTGCGCAGACACGGTTACAAGACTTGGTGCAGCAGACGCATGAGCTGCAACTGCATTATCAACAGGCAGAGCAGCGTACTCAGCAGCAGCAGCAAAGAGAAAGGCAATTAAAAAACGAGATTCTGGAGCTTCAAGACCAACAGCAGCAATTAGTAGAAATGATAGAGGAGTCTGTAGAAAAAAGTGAGGAGCAAGCCCTGTTCTTAGCTGAGCATGAGGAGCAGCTATTGAATTGGCAAGACGAATTGTCGGCATACAACGATCAGCTGCGTTTGTTGCGAGAGCAGCAAAGAGAGTCAGAGCAAAAAAATGAGCGACTTAAATACAATAAAGGTCTAGTACAAGCCCGGGTTGATGAGTTGCTACGAAGTCGTCAGCAAGCAGCAGATTTGAGTCAGCGTACTCAAGCTGAGTTAGCTGGATTAATTGACGAATATGAGCAGGTGGATGTGTTGGAGTTGCATGCTAGTTTGCAAGAGGCCTTAGAGCAACGGGTCGAGCACGAGGATGCACATCAGGATATTCAGAAACAGTTGTCTACCATGGCTGCACAATTGCATGATTTAGAGCATAATCGGCATCAGACAGGTGATGGAATTGAACCGTTACGTCAAAAAGTCATGGAGATGCAACTGGCAGAGCAGGCTGCACGTATGACGGTCGAGCAATATGCTGAGCAATTAGACAGCCATCAGGTTGATCGTCAAGCTTTAGCTGTTTTGGTTCAGGGGCAATCCGATGAGTGGCAAAAGCTAACGTGGTTGCAGTCTGAGGTACAACGAGTTAATCGTGCCATAGAGGGGCTAGGTGCGGTGAACTTAGCAGCACTAGAAGAATTACAGACTGCCCAAGAGCGTCAGTTTTATTTACAATCACAGCATGATGATTTAACGTTGGCAATTGAAACACTGGAAGATGCTATTCGTAAAATAGATCGAGAAACCAGAGCCTTGTTGCAAACGACGTTTAATGAGGTCAATGCCCATTTTGGCGAACTGTTTCCTCGGTTATTTGGAGGGGGCGAGGCTAAGCTTATCATGACAGGAGATGAGGTCTTAGATGCGGGTGTACAAGTCATGGCGCAGCCTCCTGGTAAACGAAATAGCACCATTCAGCTCTTGTCGGGTGGAGAAAAAGCATTGACAGCCACGGCGTTGGTTTTTGCTTTCTTTAAACTCAATCCAGCCCCTTTTTGTTTGCTGGATGAGGTCGATGCTCCTTTGGATGATGCCAATACAGAGCGGTATGCAAACTTAGTACAAAGTATGAGCGATCACACGCAGTTTTTATTTATATCTCATAATAAAATTGCGATGCAGATGGCAAAACAATTAGTTGGGGTTACTATGCAAGAACAAGGTGTCTCTCGCATCGTAGCGGTAGATATGGCAGCGGCGGTCGAGATGACGCACTAA
- a CDS encoding ABC transporter substrate-binding protein — translation MQLSPSLRRTVLAGAIALALPMAAVAQIKVGITVASTGPAASLGIPERNTVSLLPAEVGGQKVEYIVLDDATDTTVAVRNMRKLITEDNVDVVIGTSVTPGSLAMVDVAGETKTPMVSVAANARIVEPVQGAREWVFKTPQNDQLMAAALADAMEKQGVKTLGFIGYNDAYGDGWLNVMEKAAEAKGIKMVVAERYSRTDTSVTGQVLKLTAANPDGILIAGSGTPVALPQGELKNRGYKGTIYQTHGAANNDVLRVCGKDCEGMLLPAGPLLVADQLPDENPVKASALAYKQLYEAKYGEGSINTFGGHMWDAGLLVQDAIPRALATGAKPGTPEFRAAMRDAIEKTTDLAVSQGVFNMTPDNHAGMDERARVMVKVVDGKWTYQPDL, via the coding sequence ATGCAGCTATCCCCGTCCTTACGACGCACAGTTTTAGCTGGCGCTATCGCTTTAGCTTTACCTATGGCCGCTGTAGCGCAGATTAAAGTTGGTATTACCGTAGCCTCTACTGGGCCAGCGGCTTCTTTGGGTATCCCTGAGCGTAATACAGTGAGCCTATTGCCCGCCGAAGTAGGTGGTCAAAAGGTTGAGTATATCGTTTTGGATGATGCCACAGATACGACCGTGGCGGTACGCAATATGCGTAAACTCATTACCGAAGACAATGTGGATGTGGTCATTGGTACCTCAGTGACTCCTGGTTCATTGGCTATGGTAGACGTAGCTGGCGAAACAAAAACACCTATGGTGAGTGTGGCGGCTAACGCGCGTATTGTAGAGCCTGTTCAAGGAGCTCGCGAGTGGGTATTTAAAACACCACAAAATGACCAGTTGATGGCGGCGGCTTTAGCTGATGCTATGGAAAAACAAGGGGTTAAAACCTTGGGCTTCATTGGCTATAACGATGCCTACGGCGATGGCTGGCTTAACGTAATGGAAAAAGCCGCTGAGGCCAAAGGTATCAAGATGGTTGTCGCCGAACGCTACAGCCGCACAGATACCTCGGTAACCGGTCAGGTCTTGAAGCTAACCGCCGCAAACCCAGATGGCATCTTGATTGCTGGCTCTGGAACCCCTGTGGCACTACCACAAGGCGAGCTCAAAAACCGCGGTTACAAAGGCACGATCTACCAAACACACGGTGCAGCTAATAACGATGTGTTGCGTGTTTGTGGTAAAGACTGTGAAGGGATGTTGTTGCCTGCAGGCCCTTTATTGGTAGCAGACCAATTGCCAGACGAAAATCCAGTTAAAGCGTCTGCTTTGGCCTACAAACAGCTTTACGAAGCCAAATACGGCGAAGGCTCCATCAATACGTTTGGTGGACATATGTGGGATGCAGGCCTATTAGTTCAGGATGCAATTCCGCGTGCTTTGGCTACTGGCGCTAAACCCGGTACACCTGAGTTCCGTGCAGCAATGCGTGATGCCATTGAAAAAACAACGGATCTAGCCGTATCTCAGGGCGTATTTAATATGACACCTGATAATCACGCAGGAATGGATGAGCGTGCTCGTGTCATGGTTAAAGTGGTTGATGGTAAGTGGACATATCAACCTGACCTTTAA
- a CDS encoding peptidylprolyl isomerase — protein MKRFAVLALSCALAAPLAAQNIVTVNGQSISQKQFDDFISLLIKQGAQDSPELREQVKNEMTIRLIAVQEAEKAGLDKKAEVAQELDLARQGILVRALLSDYIEKNPLSEKDYKAEYERLKKEEAGQKEFKVSHILVKDEAEAKKLLADIKAKTISFADAAKQNSMDPGSGAQGGDLGWAPSGLYVPEFAAAVEKQKKGELSAAPVESQFGWHIIQVDDSRNIEFPKFEEVKPQIEEMLRQKQLTEYQESLMKNAKVN, from the coding sequence ATGAAGCGTTTTGCCGTATTAGCCCTTAGTTGTGCCTTAGCAGCTCCCTTAGCTGCACAAAATATTGTGACCGTAAATGGTCAATCTATTAGTCAAAAACAATTTGATGACTTTATCAGTCTACTCATCAAACAAGGCGCCCAAGACTCTCCTGAACTACGAGAGCAAGTCAAAAACGAAATGACGATTCGCCTTATCGCTGTTCAAGAGGCTGAAAAAGCAGGCTTAGATAAAAAAGCCGAGGTCGCTCAAGAGCTTGACTTAGCTCGCCAAGGCATCTTAGTCCGTGCGCTGCTAAGTGATTACATTGAAAAAAATCCACTTTCAGAAAAAGACTACAAAGCTGAGTACGAGCGCTTGAAAAAAGAAGAGGCGGGACAAAAAGAATTCAAAGTTAGCCACATCTTGGTTAAAGACGAGGCAGAGGCTAAAAAACTACTCGCCGATATTAAAGCGAAAACTATTAGTTTTGCTGATGCTGCCAAACAAAACTCGATGGATCCTGGCAGTGGCGCCCAAGGGGGCGATCTAGGCTGGGCCCCAAGCGGTCTATATGTGCCTGAGTTTGCTGCTGCTGTTGAAAAACAGAAAAAAGGTGAGCTTAGCGCTGCTCCGGTTGAGTCTCAATTTGGCTGGCACATTATCCAAGTTGATGACAGCCGCAATATTGAGTTTCCTAAATTCGAAGAGGTTAAACCTCAAATCGAAGAAATGCTACGTCAGAAACAACTGACTGAGTATCAAGAAAGCCTCATGAAAAATGCAAAAGTGAACTAA
- a CDS encoding branched-chain amino acid ABC transporter permease — MDSTIVLILLQDGLLNGAIYALLGLALVLVFAVTRVIFIPQGEFVTFGALTLAFLVNGQVPGTVHLLLIAGGLVFLLECISAFRNKLYTGLWRTALWAVALPVGLYLLLPLVLHKDTPLWISVLFSMALVVPLGPMIYRLVYQRVAEASVLVLLITSVAVHFALTGLGLVFFGAEGWRTPPFMSGQVDIFGMSWSAQTLFVLAAAAILIGALWMFFGGTLYGRALRATAVNRRGARLVGISTIMSGRITFTLVAAIGALSGMLIAPVTTIYYDTGFLIGLKGFVAAIVGGLASYPLTAAGAIFVGILEAFSSFWASSYKEVIVFTLIIPVLLWRSFGVRHVDDED; from the coding sequence ATGGATTCAACAATAGTTCTGATTTTGCTACAGGACGGCTTACTTAACGGGGCAATTTATGCTTTGTTAGGCCTAGCTTTGGTGCTAGTTTTTGCCGTAACCCGTGTCATTTTTATCCCTCAAGGCGAGTTCGTCACGTTTGGTGCTCTGACTCTCGCTTTTCTTGTCAATGGTCAAGTTCCAGGCACAGTACATCTGTTGTTAATTGCAGGTGGCTTAGTCTTTTTGCTGGAATGTATTAGTGCGTTCCGTAATAAACTCTATACGGGTTTGTGGCGTACAGCCTTATGGGCGGTTGCTTTACCTGTCGGTTTATATTTACTCCTACCTTTGGTTTTACATAAAGACACGCCTTTGTGGATTAGCGTGTTGTTCTCTATGGCGTTAGTCGTTCCCTTAGGGCCAATGATTTATCGTCTGGTGTATCAACGTGTTGCCGAAGCCAGTGTTTTAGTGCTCTTAATTACTTCTGTTGCCGTTCACTTTGCGCTTACGGGCTTAGGCTTGGTGTTTTTCGGTGCAGAGGGCTGGCGTACACCGCCATTCATGTCTGGTCAGGTCGATATCTTCGGTATGTCTTGGTCAGCACAGACCTTATTCGTATTAGCTGCAGCAGCCATTTTGATTGGTGCATTGTGGATGTTCTTCGGCGGCACTTTATACGGTCGAGCCCTGCGCGCCACAGCCGTGAACCGTCGTGGTGCTCGCTTAGTTGGTATTAGTACCATTATGTCGGGTCGGATTACCTTTACCTTGGTAGCGGCGATTGGCGCACTATCTGGCATGCTGATTGCTCCCGTTACGACTATTTACTACGACACGGGTTTTTTAATTGGATTAAAGGGCTTTGTGGCCGCTATTGTAGGTGGCTTAGCCAGCTACCCGTTAACGGCAGCCGGAGCTATTTTTGTGGGTATCCTAGAGGCATTTTCGTCTTTCTGGGCTAGCTCCTACAAAGAGGTCATCGTATTTACTTTGATCATCCCTGTATTACTGTGGCGCTCGTTCGGCGTTCGCCATGTAGATGACGAGGACTAA
- the ligA gene encoding NAD-dependent DNA ligase LigA — translation MKQRVEELKKQLNYHNHRYYVLDDPVIADGQYDLLLRELQQLEAAHPDWVTADSPTQRVGASPVSAFSSVAHAVPMLSLGNAFDQEELLAFDKRVADVLRAEGLITATQSIAYNAEYKFDGLAVNLRYEQGVLVRGSTRGDGYTGEDITSNVRTIKSIPLRLHGDSAHWPEILEVRGEVLIHQADFLALNQAQLKRGEKAFANPRNAAAGSLRQLDPRITAQRPLRFFAYGWGEIQMPVLNKQVDLFSAATSADFKAPPYSSQSEMLDWLQTLGFPVDSHRKVLNGVTALMNFYEQTAQQRAELPYEIDGVVYKVNHLAFQDVLGFVARAPRFAIAHKFPAQEATTTLVGIDVQVGRTGAITPVARLEPVFVGGVTVTNATLHNEDEIRRKDVRIGDTVIVRRAGDVIPEVVAPVLDLRPEQTTQYVFPTHCPVCDSAIERLEDEAIARCTGGLVCAAQRKQSIEHAVSRKALDVDGLGTKLIEQLVDSDRVKSVADLFTLNELELASYPRMGAKSASNVVNALNAAKNPPLARLIYALGIRHVGEATAKALAEHFGDMSHLMTATEEELVLIDDVGPIVAASIAHFFAEEHNRDVLNQLTHVGVQPQRIERQPIAANSAVVGKTFVLTGTLPTLTRDEAKARIEQAGGKVTGSVSKKTDYVVAGAEAGSKLLKAQELGIALLDEEALNHLLL, via the coding sequence GTGAAACAACGCGTAGAAGAATTAAAAAAGCAGTTAAATTATCATAATCACCGTTATTATGTGTTAGATGATCCGGTGATTGCTGACGGTCAGTACGACCTTCTCTTACGGGAATTACAGCAGCTAGAGGCAGCGCATCCGGATTGGGTTACAGCTGACTCGCCTACACAGCGCGTAGGGGCTAGCCCAGTCTCTGCCTTTTCTAGTGTGGCGCATGCCGTACCTATGTTGTCCTTAGGTAATGCCTTTGATCAAGAAGAACTACTTGCCTTTGATAAGCGAGTCGCAGACGTGCTGCGTGCCGAGGGCCTTATCACCGCCACACAGAGTATTGCCTATAACGCAGAGTATAAATTTGATGGCTTAGCTGTTAATTTGCGTTATGAGCAGGGCGTCTTAGTACGTGGGTCAACGCGTGGTGATGGTTATACCGGCGAGGACATCACCTCCAATGTTCGGACTATCAAATCAATTCCTCTTCGGCTGCACGGTGACAGTGCTCATTGGCCTGAAATTCTTGAGGTACGAGGAGAGGTCTTAATTCATCAGGCTGATTTTCTGGCGCTGAACCAGGCCCAGTTAAAACGGGGGGAAAAGGCCTTCGCCAATCCGCGTAATGCGGCAGCAGGTAGTTTACGTCAATTAGATCCTCGTATTACTGCCCAGCGTCCCTTGCGGTTTTTTGCTTATGGTTGGGGTGAGATTCAGATGCCTGTACTAAATAAACAGGTTGATTTGTTTAGCGCCGCTACGTCTGCCGATTTCAAAGCCCCCCCTTATTCCAGCCAGTCTGAGATGCTGGATTGGTTGCAAACGCTCGGTTTTCCTGTGGATTCACATCGTAAAGTGTTAAACGGTGTGACAGCCTTGATGAATTTTTATGAGCAAACGGCTCAGCAGCGAGCCGAGCTACCCTATGAGATTGATGGGGTGGTGTATAAAGTTAATCATTTGGCCTTTCAAGATGTATTGGGTTTTGTGGCCCGCGCTCCACGTTTTGCTATTGCACATAAATTTCCAGCTCAAGAGGCGACTACCACTTTAGTTGGTATTGATGTGCAGGTAGGGCGTACAGGGGCTATTACTCCTGTGGCTCGCCTTGAGCCGGTGTTTGTAGGGGGCGTAACGGTAACGAATGCAACCTTGCACAATGAGGATGAGATACGCCGTAAAGATGTGCGCATTGGTGATACGGTGATAGTGCGTCGAGCCGGTGATGTGATTCCAGAGGTTGTGGCTCCCGTACTTGATTTACGGCCAGAGCAGACGACTCAGTATGTTTTCCCCACTCATTGCCCCGTGTGTGATTCAGCCATAGAGCGTCTAGAGGATGAGGCAATAGCCCGTTGTACTGGAGGCTTGGTGTGTGCCGCACAGCGTAAGCAAAGCATAGAGCATGCAGTTAGCCGAAAGGCGTTAGATGTGGATGGTTTAGGCACTAAGCTTATTGAGCAGTTGGTTGATTCTGATCGAGTCAAAAGTGTGGCAGATCTTTTCACCTTAAATGAGCTAGAGTTGGCAAGCTATCCCCGCATGGGGGCAAAGTCAGCCTCTAATGTGGTGAATGCACTGAATGCAGCTAAAAATCCGCCATTAGCACGCTTAATTTATGCATTAGGAATACGGCATGTAGGAGAGGCCACCGCAAAGGCGTTAGCTGAACACTTTGGTGATATGAGCCATTTGATGACAGCCACCGAAGAGGAATTGGTTTTAATTGATGATGTAGGGCCAATTGTCGCGGCGTCTATTGCTCATTTTTTCGCCGAGGAACACAATCGGGATGTGCTAAATCAACTAACGCATGTTGGGGTACAGCCGCAACGAATAGAGCGCCAACCTATAGCAGCAAATAGTGCTGTAGTAGGAAAAACCTTTGTGCTGACGGGAACCTTGCCTACCTTGACGCGAGATGAGGCTAAAGCCCGTATTGAGCAAGCCGGTGGAAAGGTGACTGGGTCTGTGTCGAAAAAGACCGATTATGTCGTGGCTGGCGCCGAGGCTGGATCTAAGTTACTCAAGGCGCAAGAACTAGGTATTGCTTTATTAGATGAAGAGGCTCTGAATCATTTGTTGCTCTAA